In the genome of Flavobacterium panacagri, one region contains:
- a CDS encoding MarR family winged helix-turn-helix transcriptional regulator: MTIEEVIKSTVKMDNAKKVILNIMYTQNVVQDHFNELIKPYDLSGEQYNVLRILRGQKGKPANMCVIQERMLAKTSNTTRLVDKLLLKEFVTRNVCPDNRRKIEVLITQKGLDVLKELDPKVDEHEKAFADNLKPEELVFLNQLLEKFRTNK; this comes from the coding sequence ATGACAATTGAAGAGGTTATTAAGAGTACGGTTAAGATGGATAATGCGAAAAAAGTTATTCTGAATATCATGTACACGCAAAATGTGGTTCAGGATCATTTCAACGAGTTAATTAAACCGTATGATTTATCTGGAGAGCAATACAATGTGTTACGTATATTAAGAGGGCAAAAAGGGAAACCAGCCAATATGTGCGTAATACAAGAACGAATGCTTGCCAAAACAAGCAACACAACAAGATTGGTAGACAAATTGTTATTAAAAGAATTTGTAACCCGAAATGTCTGTCCAGATAATCGAAGAAAAATCGAAGTTTTGATTACTCAGAAAGGATTAGATGTTTTAAAAGAATTAGATCCAAAAGTAGACGAACACGAAAAAGCGTTTGCTGACAATCTAAAACCAGAAGAATTAGTTTTCTTAAATCAGTTATTAGAAAAATTTAGAACCAACAAATAA
- a CDS encoding DUF6691 family protein — MSNLENKNTDSEGINASHKKETAFANLKYLIVGIFFGIVFVKAEIISWFRIQEMFHFQSFHMYGVIGCAVVVGLISVQLIKKFNIKTLDGEKIEIQPKTFSKGQIYGGLMFGFGWAITGACPGPLFAQIGTGATVIVVTLVSAIFGTWVYGLIKDKLPH; from the coding sequence ATGAGCAATCTAGAAAATAAAAATACAGACAGCGAAGGAATTAACGCCAGCCATAAAAAAGAAACTGCATTCGCAAACCTTAAATATTTAATAGTCGGCATCTTTTTCGGAATTGTATTCGTAAAAGCCGAAATCATCAGCTGGTTCCGTATTCAGGAAATGTTTCACTTTCAGTCGTTTCACATGTATGGCGTAATTGGATGTGCTGTTGTAGTTGGATTAATATCTGTGCAATTGATTAAAAAATTCAACATCAAAACTCTTGATGGCGAAAAAATCGAAATCCAGCCAAAGACTTTCAGCAAAGGGCAAATCTACGGCGGATTGATGTTCGGTTTCGGATGGGCAATTACTGGAGCTTGTCCAGGGCCGCTTTTCGCGCAAATTGGAACTGGAGCAACGGTTATTGTAGTTACTTTAGTAAGTGCCATTTTTGGTACTTGGGTTTACGGATTAATTAAAGATAAATTGCCGCATTAA
- a CDS encoding NAD(P)H-dependent oxidoreductase, with product MSNIVENLNWRYATKQFDATKKISDTDLNTLKEAVRLSASSYGLQPYKVIIVENVALREELKAAAWGQTQITDASHLFIFANDLNLDTASVDKYISNISETRGVPVDALGGFSDMMKGVIANLSAEAKHIWTAKQTYLALGNLLNAAAELKIDATPMEGFNAAKFNEILGFDKLGLNASVIATVGYRHDEDKSQHFKKVRKSNEELFITL from the coding sequence ATGAGCAATATCGTAGAAAATCTAAATTGGAGATACGCAACAAAACAGTTTGATGCAACAAAAAAAATCTCTGATACAGATCTAAACACTTTAAAAGAAGCCGTTAGATTAAGTGCTTCTTCATACGGATTACAACCCTATAAAGTTATTATCGTTGAAAATGTGGCGTTAAGAGAAGAATTAAAAGCTGCTGCTTGGGGACAAACTCAAATTACAGATGCTTCTCACCTATTTATTTTTGCAAATGACTTAAACCTTGATACTGCATCTGTAGATAAATACATCAGCAATATTAGCGAAACCAGAGGCGTTCCAGTTGATGCTTTAGGCGGATTCAGTGATATGATGAAAGGTGTAATTGCTAACTTATCTGCTGAAGCAAAACACATCTGGACAGCAAAACAAACTTATTTAGCTTTAGGAAACTTATTAAATGCTGCAGCAGAATTAAAAATTGATGCTACTCCAATGGAAGGTTTCAATGCAGCAAAATTCAACGAAATTTTAGGTTTCGACAAGTTAGGTTTAAATGCATCAGTAATCGCTACTGTAGGTTACAGACATGATGAAGATAAATCTCAGCACTTTAAAAAAGTTAGAAAATCAAACGAAGAATTATTTATCACACTATAA
- a CDS encoding glycerol-3-phosphate dehydrogenase/oxidase produces the protein MNRSEQLSKLQNTENWDVIIIGGGASGLGTAIDAASRGYKTILLEAVDFAKGTSSRSTKLVHGGVRYLEQGNVHLVREALKERGLMTQNAGHLVKNQSFVIPNYNWWSGYFYTIGLKIYDLLSGCLSLGSSRYISKKKTIEMLPNVEENGLVNGVIYHDGQFDDSRLAVNLAQTAVENGACVLNYTKVVNLLKDNNNQIIGVEVTDQETGITYSLKASTVINATGVFTNAIMKLNDTVYKKYIVPSQGIHLVFDKSFLPGEHALMIPKTKDGRVLFAVPWHNRIVVGTTDTLIKKQSLEPIALESEIQFVLETAQRFLAKKPTRSDVLSVFAGLRPLAAPKEEGKSTKEVSRSHKIIVSETGLITITGGKWTTYRKMAEEIIDKAILKGKLPKKSCLTEHLAIHGNKLTTTQDRENHLYIYGSDISEILKLQENEPELKEKLHPDHEFTMAEVVWAVRYEMARTIDDVLARRVRLLFLDARAAIESSEKTARIMAKELNRDENWISKEIEDFNEISKGFLLAEFRESSKMDFQKL, from the coding sequence ATGAACCGTTCAGAGCAGTTATCCAAACTACAAAATACCGAAAATTGGGACGTAATAATTATTGGCGGTGGAGCAAGCGGACTTGGAACTGCTATTGATGCTGCCAGCCGAGGTTATAAAACCATTTTATTAGAAGCCGTAGATTTTGCAAAAGGGACTTCCAGCCGAAGTACTAAATTGGTTCACGGCGGTGTGCGCTATCTCGAACAAGGAAATGTGCATTTGGTAAGAGAAGCATTAAAAGAAAGAGGTTTAATGACACAAAATGCTGGACATTTAGTCAAAAATCAATCTTTTGTAATTCCGAACTACAATTGGTGGAGCGGTTACTTTTACACTATCGGATTAAAAATCTATGATTTATTATCGGGTTGTTTGAGTTTAGGAAGCTCTAGATACATTTCAAAAAAGAAAACTATTGAAATGCTTCCAAACGTAGAAGAAAACGGATTGGTAAATGGAGTTATTTATCATGACGGACAATTTGACGATTCTCGTCTGGCGGTCAATCTTGCACAGACTGCTGTAGAAAATGGAGCTTGTGTTTTAAACTATACAAAAGTTGTCAATTTATTAAAAGACAATAATAATCAAATAATTGGTGTTGAGGTAACCGATCAGGAAACTGGAATTACTTATAGCCTAAAAGCTTCTACTGTAATAAATGCTACAGGCGTTTTTACGAATGCCATTATGAAGTTAAATGATACCGTTTATAAAAAATATATTGTTCCAAGTCAGGGAATTCATTTGGTATTCGACAAATCGTTTCTTCCGGGCGAACATGCCCTGATGATTCCGAAAACCAAAGATGGAAGAGTTTTATTTGCTGTTCCGTGGCATAATCGCATTGTAGTTGGCACAACTGATACTTTAATCAAAAAGCAAAGTCTGGAACCAATTGCTTTGGAAAGCGAAATCCAATTTGTCTTGGAAACCGCTCAGCGCTTCTTAGCCAAAAAACCAACAAGATCTGATGTGCTTTCTGTTTTTGCTGGATTACGTCCGTTGGCAGCGCCAAAAGAAGAAGGAAAAAGCACCAAAGAAGTTTCGAGAAGTCATAAGATTATTGTTTCTGAAACTGGCTTAATAACCATTACAGGTGGAAAATGGACAACCTACAGAAAAATGGCGGAAGAAATAATTGATAAAGCTATTTTAAAAGGAAAGCTTCCTAAAAAATCTTGCCTGACAGAACACTTAGCGATTCACGGAAATAAATTAACTACAACCCAAGACAGAGAAAATCACTTATATATATACGGCAGCGATATTTCAGAAATACTAAAACTACAGGAAAATGAACCTGAATTAAAAGAAAAACTTCATCCAGATCATGAATTTACAATGGCAGAAGTTGTTTGGGCTGTACGTTACGAAATGGCAAGAACTATTGATGATGTATTGGCAAGACGTGTTCGTTTATTATTTTTAGATGCCAGAGCAGCAATTGAGTCTTCTGAAAAAACAGCTCGAATTATGGCTAAAGAATTGAATCGTGATGAAAATTGGATCAGTAAAGAAATTGAAGATTTCAATGAAATTTCTAAAGGTTTTCTACTCGCAGAGTTCAGAGAGAGCTCAAAAATGGATTTTCAGAAGCTATAA
- a CDS encoding YceI family protein, with protein sequence MKNLKTIAIALFVAVAGISVNAQTKKIDVKASTIKWVGKKVTGEHSGTVNFKDGAVVFKGKKLAGGNFTVDMTSLTATDLTGEYQGKLNGHLKADDFFGTDKFPTAKLVFKTISSKSTDVYAVTADLTIKGITKPVSFDITVKGNTATTAFKVDRTKYDIKYGSGSFFDGLGDKTINDEFELAVALKF encoded by the coding sequence ATGAAAAATTTAAAAACAATTGCAATAGCATTATTCGTAGCAGTAGCTGGAATCTCAGTAAACGCTCAAACTAAAAAAATCGACGTAAAAGCGTCTACTATCAAATGGGTAGGTAAAAAAGTAACTGGAGAGCACTCTGGAACTGTAAACTTCAAAGACGGAGCTGTAGTTTTCAAAGGAAAAAAATTAGCTGGTGGTAACTTTACAGTTGATATGACTTCATTAACTGCTACTGATTTAACTGGAGAATACCAAGGAAAATTAAACGGGCACTTAAAAGCTGACGATTTCTTCGGAACTGATAAATTCCCAACTGCAAAATTAGTTTTCAAAACTATCAGTTCAAAATCTACTGATGTTTATGCTGTAACTGCTGATTTAACTATTAAAGGAATCACTAAACCAGTAAGTTTTGACATCACTGTAAAAGGAAATACTGCTACAACTGCTTTCAAAGTTGACAGAACTAAATACGATATTAAATACGGTTCAGGTAGTTTCTTCGACGGTTTAGGAGACAAAACTATCAATGACGAATTTGAATTAGCTGTAGCTTTAAAATTCTAA
- a CDS encoding YeeE/YedE family protein, whose product MNLLEILREPWPWYVAGPLIGLTVPILLIIGNKSFGISSSLRHICAACIPANISFFKYDWKKESWNLFFVLGIFFGGVIAAYLLSNPNPVEIAPELSQQLAGYGITNHTGLVPVQLFSWESLFTLRGFIMMVVGGFLVGFGTRYAGGCTSGHAIMGLSNLQWPSLVATICFMIGGFVMSLLILPYILSL is encoded by the coding sequence ATGAATCTACTGGAAATTTTAAGGGAACCATGGCCTTGGTACGTAGCAGGCCCGCTTATTGGATTAACTGTTCCTATTTTATTAATAATTGGAAATAAATCTTTCGGGATTAGTTCGTCACTTCGTCATATTTGTGCGGCTTGTATTCCGGCAAATATCTCCTTCTTTAAATACGACTGGAAAAAAGAAAGTTGGAATTTATTTTTCGTTTTAGGAATTTTCTTTGGCGGAGTTATAGCTGCTTATTTGCTTTCTAATCCGAATCCAGTTGAAATTGCTCCAGAACTTTCACAGCAGTTAGCAGGTTACGGAATCACGAATCATACCGGTTTAGTTCCTGTTCAGCTATTTTCTTGGGAAAGTTTATTTACGCTTCGCGGATTCATTATGATGGTTGTGGGCGGATTTTTAGTTGGTTTCGGAACACGTTATGCAGGTGGATGTACCAGCGGACATGCGATTATGGGACTTTCAAATTTACAATGGCCGTCTTTAGTTGCTACAATCTGTTTTATGATTGGCGGTTTTGTAATGTCACTTTTGATTTTACCTTATATTCTTTCACTTTAA
- a CDS encoding anthranilate synthase component I family protein encodes MKPFILNTNYKQILADTVTPVSIYFKIRDKFPNSLLLESSDYHGNDNSFSYICCNPIATIKIENEVISKTFPDGTSEKINIDASTNIPQVIQEFSAQFKSEKNDFKFINNGLFGYISYDAVRYFEKVSIAKKDNATSIPDVFYAVYQNIIAINHFKNEAYIFCHSLDGKNNIAEIEQLLQSRNIASYKFSKEGEGFSNLTDEEFKENVALAKKHCYRGDVFQLVLSRRFTQGFKGDEFNVYRALRSINPSPYLFFFDYGDFKIFGSSPEAQIIVKDRKAEIHPIAGTFKRTGDDERDALLAKELSEDKKENSEHVMLVDLARNDLSRNGHDVNVEKYREVQFFSHVIHLVSKVTGHLHDKATTMQVVADTFPAGTLSGAPKHRAMQLIEDCEKTNRNFYGGAIGVMDFDGNFNHAIMIRTFLSKNHQLHCQAGAGIVASSDEESEMQEVYNKLRALNTALEMAEKI; translated from the coding sequence TTGAAACCTTTTATCCTTAATACCAATTACAAGCAAATTCTCGCAGACACTGTTACGCCGGTTAGTATTTACTTTAAAATCAGAGATAAATTTCCAAACAGTTTATTATTGGAAAGTAGTGATTATCATGGAAATGACAACAGTTTCTCTTATATCTGCTGTAATCCGATTGCTACTATCAAAATAGAAAACGAGGTTATATCAAAAACTTTTCCAGACGGAACTTCAGAGAAAATCAATATCGATGCTTCAACAAATATTCCGCAGGTAATTCAGGAATTTTCGGCTCAGTTTAAATCGGAGAAAAATGATTTCAAGTTCATCAACAACGGATTATTTGGATACATTTCTTATGATGCTGTTCGCTATTTTGAAAAAGTTTCCATTGCCAAAAAAGACAATGCAACTTCAATTCCAGATGTTTTTTACGCTGTTTACCAAAACATTATTGCGATAAACCATTTCAAAAATGAAGCTTATATTTTCTGCCACAGTTTAGACGGAAAAAACAATATTGCTGAAATAGAACAATTATTACAATCCAGAAATATTGCTTCTTATAAATTCTCTAAAGAAGGCGAAGGTTTTTCTAATTTAACTGATGAAGAATTTAAAGAAAATGTGGCTTTAGCCAAAAAACACTGCTACAGAGGTGATGTATTTCAATTAGTATTATCTAGAAGATTTACTCAAGGTTTTAAAGGTGACGAATTCAATGTTTACAGAGCTTTAAGAAGCATTAATCCTTCTCCGTATTTGTTCTTTTTTGATTATGGAGATTTCAAAATCTTCGGTTCTTCTCCAGAAGCACAAATTATTGTCAAAGACAGAAAAGCTGAAATTCATCCAATTGCAGGAACTTTCAAAAGAACAGGAGATGATGAACGTGATGCCCTTTTAGCGAAAGAACTTTCTGAAGATAAAAAAGAAAACAGTGAGCACGTAATGTTGGTTGATTTGGCCAGAAATGATTTAAGCCGAAATGGTCACGATGTAAATGTAGAAAAATACAGAGAAGTTCAGTTTTTCTCTCACGTAATTCACTTAGTTTCAAAAGTTACAGGACATTTACACGATAAAGCGACAACTATGCAGGTTGTAGCAGATACTTTTCCTGCAGGAACTTTAAGCGGAGCTCCAAAACACAGAGCCATGCAGTTAATAGAAGACTGCGAAAAAACAAATCGTAATTTTTACGGAGGCGCAATTGGTGTTATGGATTTTGATGGAAATTTTAACCACGCCATTATGATTCGAACTTTCCTTTCTAAAAATCATCAATTACATTGTCAGGCTGGTGCCGGAATTGTAGCCAGTTCTGATGAAGAAAGTGAAATGCAGGAAGTTTACAATAAATTAAGAGCTTTAAATACAGCGCTGGAAATGGCAGAGAAAATTTAG